The following coding sequences lie in one Meles meles chromosome X, mMelMel3.1 paternal haplotype, whole genome shotgun sequence genomic window:
- the TSR2 gene encoding pre-rRNA-processing protein TSR2 homolog isoform X1, translating to MMAGAGEDSRALFVAGVRAALEAWPALQIAVENGFGGVHSQEKAEWLGGAVEEYFFRNADLELDEVEDFLGELMTNEFDTVVEDGSLPQVSQQLQTMFYHFQRGDGAALKEMAFHITQRKYRVGATAVTTARETDEDDADSVEEMEVTATNDGAATDGVCPQPESSGPDSQTIKEEDIVEDGWTIVRRKK from the exons ATGATGGCTGGAGCTGGGGAAGATTCGCGGGCGCTGTTCGTGGCTGGCGTCCGCGCGGCGCTGGAAGCCTGGCCGGCCTTGCAG ATCGCTGTGGAGAATGGCTTCGGGGGCGTGCACAGCCAAGAGAAGGCCGAGTGGTTGGGGGGTGCAGTAGAGGAGTACTTCTTCCGCAATG CTGACTTGGAGCTAGATGAGGTGGAGGACTTCCTCGGGGAGCTCATGACGAACGAATTTGATACTGTTGTGGAGGATGGAAGTCTGCCCCAG GTGAGCCAGCAGCTACAGACCATGTTCTACCACTTCCAGAGGGGTGATGGGGCTGCTCTGAAGGAGATGGCCTTTCACATTACCCAAAGAAAGTACAGGGTCGGAGCCACTGCAGTTACAACAGCCCGAGAAACGGATGAAGATGATGCGGACAGCGTGGAGGAGATGGAG GTCACAGCTACGAATGATGGGGCAGCTACAGATGGGGTTTGCCCCCAACCTGAATCCTCTGGTCCAGACTCCCAGACTATTAAAGAAGAGGATATAGTGGAGGATGGCTGGACCATTGTCCGGAGAAAGAAATGA
- the TSR2 gene encoding pre-rRNA-processing protein TSR2 homolog isoform X2: protein MTNEFDTVVEDGSLPQVSQQLQTMFYHFQRGDGAALKEMAFHITQRKYRVGATAVTTARETDEDDADSVEEMEVTATNDGAATDGVCPQPESSGPDSQTIKEEDIVEDGWTIVRRKK from the exons ATGACGAACGAATTTGATACTGTTGTGGAGGATGGAAGTCTGCCCCAG GTGAGCCAGCAGCTACAGACCATGTTCTACCACTTCCAGAGGGGTGATGGGGCTGCTCTGAAGGAGATGGCCTTTCACATTACCCAAAGAAAGTACAGGGTCGGAGCCACTGCAGTTACAACAGCCCGAGAAACGGATGAAGATGATGCGGACAGCGTGGAGGAGATGGAG GTCACAGCTACGAATGATGGGGCAGCTACAGATGGGGTTTGCCCCCAACCTGAATCCTCTGGTCCAGACTCCCAGACTATTAAAGAAGAGGATATAGTGGAGGATGGCTGGACCATTGTCCGGAGAAAGAAATGA
- the FGD1 gene encoding FYVE, RhoGEF and PH domain-containing protein 1 isoform X3, whose translation MPRMPPPPEPIPPPPSRPLPADPRLAKGLAPRVEASPSSAAVSSLIEKFEREPVIVASDRPAPGPSPGPIEPAVLPQPPPQPPVPQLPEGEASRCLFLLAPGPRDGEKVPNRDSGIDSISSPSNSEETCFVSDDGPPSHSLSPGPPALASVPVALVDSHRPGSQEVDSDLEEEDDEEEDEKDREIPVPPMERQESVELTVQQKVFHIANELLQTEKAYVSRLHLLDQVFCARLLEEARNRSSFPADVVHGIFSNICSIYCFHQQFLLPELEKRMEEWDRYPRIGDILQKLAPFLKMYGEYVKNFDRAVELVNTWTERSTQFKVIIHEVQKEEACGNLTLQHHMLEPVQRIPRYELLLKDYLLKLPHGSPDSKDAQKSLELIATAAEHSNAAIRKMERMHKLLKVYELLGGEEDIVSPTKELIKEGHILKLSAKNGTTQDRYLILFNDRLLYCVPRLRLLGQKFSVRARIDVDGMELKESSNLNLPRTFLVSGKQRSLELQARTEEEKKDWVQAINSTLLKHEQTLETFKLLNSTNREDEDTPPNSPNVDLGKRAPTPIREKEVTMCMRCQEPFNSITKRRHHCKACGHVVCGKCSEFRARLIYDNNRSNRVCTDCYVALHGVPGSSPVCSQHTPQRRRSILEKQASVAAENSVICSFLHYMEKGGKGWHKAWFVVPENEPLVLYIYGAPQDVKAQRSLPLIGFEVGPPEAGERPDRRHVFKITQSHLSWYFSPETEELQRRWMAVLGRAGRGDTFCPGPTLSEDREMEEAPVAASGAIAEPSEAPQTQDKT comes from the exons ATGCCCCGGATGCCCCCCCCACCTGAGCCCATTCCCCCTCCACCATCACGCCCACTGCCTGCAGACCCCCGACTGGCCAAGGGCCTGGCCCCCAGGGTGGAGGCCAGCCCCAGTTCTGCAGCAGTATCCTCACTGATTGAAAAATTTGAAAG AGAGCCTGTGATTGTTGCCTCGGATAGGCCAgcccctggccccagcccagGTCCCATAGAGCCAGCCGTGTTGCCACAGCCACCCCCGCAGCCACCTGTGCCCCAGCTTCCCGAGGGCGAGGCCTCCCGCTGCCTGTTCCTGTTGGCTCCCGGGCCCCGGGATGGCGAGAAGGTGCCCAACCGGGACAGCGGCATTGACAGCATCAGCTCACCATCCAACAGTGAGGAGACCTGCTTTGTCAGTGATGACGGGCCCCCcagccacagcctgagccctgggcCCCCCGCCCTGGCCAGTGTCCCTGTTGCTTTGGTTGACTCCCACCGGCCTGGCTCCCAGGAAGTTGATAGCGacctggaggaggaggatgacGAGGAGGAGGATGAGAAGGACAGAGAAATCCCAGTGCCCCCGATGGAGAGACAGGAGTCTGTGGAG TTGACTGTGCAGCAGAAAGTGTTCCACATTGCCAATGAGCTCCTGCAAACTGAGAAGGCCTATGTTTCCCGGCTCCATCTCCTGGATCAG GTGTTCTGTGCCCGGCTACTGGAAGAAGCTCGGAACCGCAGTTCCTTCCCGGCTGACGTTGTCCATGGCATCTTCTCTAACATCTGCTCCATCTATTGCTTCCACCAGCAGTTCCTGCTGCCTGAGCTAGAGAAACGCATGGAGGAATG GGACCGTTACCCACGCATTGGAGACATCCTTCAGAAGTTGGCACCCTTCCTCAAGATGTATGGCGAGTACGTGAAGAACTTTGACCGGGCTGTGGAGCTGGTAAACACCTGGACAGAGCGCTCCACCCAGTTTAAAGTTATCATCCATGAGGTACAG AAGGAAGAAGCCTGTGGCAACCTGACGTTGCAGCACCACATGCTGGAACCCGTGCAGCGCATTCCCCGCTATGAGCTGCTTCTCAAGGACTATCTGTTAAAGCTGCCCCATGGCTCCCCGGACAGCAAGGACGCCCAAA AGTCTCTGGAGCTGATAGCCACAGCAGCGGAGCACTCTAACGCTGCCATCCGCAAAATG GAGCGAATGCACAAGCTGCTGAAGGTATATGAGCTGCTAGGGGGTGAGGAGGACATTGTCAGCCCCACCAAAGAGCTCATAAAAGAAGGCCACATCCTTAAGCTGTCAGCGAAGAATGGGACCACTCAAGACCGATACCTCATACTA TTCAACGACCGCCTCCTTTACTGCGTGCCCAGGCTGCGGCTCCTTGGCCAGAAGTTTAGCGTGCGGGCACGCATTGATGTAGATGGCATGGAG CTAAAGGAAAGCTCCAACCTCAATCTGCCTCGCACCTTCCTGGTGTCAGGAAAGCAGCGCTCCCTGGAGCTCCAGGCTAG gactgaggaggagaagaaagactGGGTCCAG GCCATCAACTCCACCCTCCTGAAGCACGAACAGACGCTGGAGACCTTCAAACTGTTGAACTCAACAAACAGGGAAGATGAAGACACACCCCCCAATTCTCCA AACGTGGATCTTGGGAAGCGGGCACCTACACCCATCAGAGAAAAGGAAGTCACCATGTGCATGCGCTGCCAGGAGCCCTTCAATTCCATCACCAAACGCAGGCACCACTGCAAGGCCTGCGGGCAT GTGGTTTGTGGGAAGTGCTCCGAGTTCCGGGCCCGCCTCATCTATGACAACAACCGCTCCAACCGTGTGTGCACGGACTGCTACGTGGCCttgcatggggtgcctgggagcaGCCCAGTCTGCAGCCAGCATACACCCCAGCGCCGGAGGTCTATCCTGGAG AAACAGGCCTCAGTGGCTGCGGAGAACAGCGTCATCTGCAGCTTCCTACACTACATGGAGAAAGGTGGCAAAGGCTGGCACAAGGCATGGTTCGTGGTCCCTGAGAATGAACCCTTGGTGCTGTACATCTATGGAGCCCCTCAG GATGTGAAAGCCCAGCGTAGCTTGCCCCTCATTGGCTTTGAGGTGGGGCCTCCTGAGGCAGGGGAGCGGCCTGACAGAAGGCACGTCTTCAAGATCACCCAGAGCCACCTGAGCTGGTACTTCAGCCCCGAGACAGAGGAGCTGCAGCGGCGATGGATGGCGGTGCTCGGTCGGGCAGGCCGTGGGGACACGTTCTGCCCAGGGCCCACACTGtctgaggacagggagatggaggAGGCACCAGTGGCAGCTTCAGGAGCCATTGCTGAACCCTCTGAAGCCCCCCAGACCCAAGACAAGACCTAG